The Dysidea avara chromosome 13, odDysAvar1.4, whole genome shotgun sequence genome includes a region encoding these proteins:
- the LOC136243103 gene encoding E3 ubiquitin-protein ligase TRIM71-like, translating to MASGGVEKDWQQIEEEITCSICGDIFTDPKTIPCLHTFCKRCIEKSIESNKKLATVVCCPLCRAPLPQDEMASIPTNFGVSRLVEIFTKRLKVGEASVETKCASCEENLPAVTWCMQCEDPLCCNCNEIHKKMKITRSHKTVPIKELFQNPKQALATPEKAEYCKTHTKQTLDLYCKTCSSLICRDCTLKDHPREKHDFDFVDEVVDEEREKMKQITALLKQLLEQVKIGVNKIEHCEKQVDMESEANIERIRATYGEVYKLLKQQEEETVEKVNTIKTSFKKRLSLQKETGKLVESQLVSCNEFCENIMTINRTRQLLTYNRWIESRVDELTKQVEHTSLDPECKPSDMIINYWKPVEFVNDSVCDVSCVPHLPDCTVSCPVIISNPVKVTVTLKDIFGYPVVNQSKDIEINYNKEREFLQNTHIEEESRGQYHIWYNPKRKEDHSLSVYWRGLTLNHEEIKVLVNIRDYATIKQEVKIIDKYGPTNNKLKEPYQLAKGPNDELIVRDSSTKKLVVFDKHFQYSHVIGGEGSGNGKFQRITGIAVNKKGYLYVADSELNCIQKFRLNGEFVSQFGRRGSADGQFQWPLGLVLSQSKILFVCDSQNHKIQAFKSEHFTYSFGQHGSEPGSFNIPADLTLNNSEKQLFVTDYNNHRVQMFTVKGQFLKVFGNFTDIPFKLKHPVGIHYTPDGHFLISSNGTHCVLVFEEDGKFTSAIEGTYQGKRRFSDPAGVVMMDNGQIVIADNRLVVF from the coding sequence ATGGCGAGTGGTGGTGTAGAGAAGGATTGGCAACAGATCGAGGAAGAAATAACTTGTTCCATCTGTGGAGATATCTTTACTGATCCAAAGACTATCCCGTGTTTACACACCTTCTGTAAGCGATGCATAGAGAAGAGTATTGAGTCTAATAAGAAATTGGCGACCGTTGTTTGTTGTCCGTTATGTCGTGCACCGCTTCCACAAGACGAGATGGCATCTATTCCTACTAATTTTGGGGTCAGTCGTTTAGTTGAAATTTTTACAAAGCGACTAAAAGTGGGAGAAGCTTCAGTGGAGACAAAGTGCGCTAGTTGCGAAGAGAATTTACCAGCGGTCACGTGGTGCATGCAATGTGAAGATCCTttgtgttgtaattgtaatgaaATTCACAAAAAGATGAAAATTACTAGATCTCACAAAACTGTTCCAATCAAAGAACTTTTCCAGAATCCCAAACAAGCTCTAGCCACACCAGAAAAGGCAGAATATTGCAAGACCCACACCAAACAAACACTAGACCTGTACTGTAAGACTTGTAGTAGTTTAATATGTCGAGACTGCACCTTGAAGGATCATCCTCGTGAGAAACATGATTTTGACTTTGTTGATGAAGTGGTGGATGAAGAAAGAGAGAAGATGAAACAAATCACTGCTCTATTGAAACAGTTGCTAGAACAAGTGAAAATTGGAGTGAACAAAATTGAACACTGTGAGAAACAGGTTGACATGGAGAGTGAAGCAAATATTGAGAGGATACGAGCTACATATGGTGAAGTGTACAAGTTGTTGAAGCAACAAGAAGAAGAAACAGTAGAAAAGGTAAATACCATCAAGACTTCTTTTAAAAAGAGACTCTCCTTACAAAAGGAAACTGGGAAGTTGGTGGAAAGCCAATTGGTGAGCTGCaatgaattttgtgaaaatattATGACAATTAACAGAACTAGACAGTTACTAACTTACAATAGATGGATTGAGAGTAGAGTTGATGAACTAACAAAACAAGTGGAACATACTAGCCTTGATCCAGAGTGTAAACCAAGTGACATGATTATTAACTATTGGAAACCAGTTGAGTTCGTTAATGATTCAGTTTGTGACGTGTCTTGTGTTCCACATTTACCTGATTGTACTGTGAGTTGTCCAGTAATAATTAGTAATCCAGTTAAAGTGACTGTTACACTGAAAGACATTTTTGGATATCCTGTAGTGAACCAATCAAAAGATATAGAAATCAATTACAACAAGGAGAGGGAGTTTTTACAGAATACACATATTGAAGAAGAGTCAAGAGGacagtaccatatatggtataatcCTAAAAGAAAGGAAGATCATTCATTATCAGTTTACTGGAGAGGATTAACACTGAACCATGAAGAAATTAAGGTGTTGGTGAACATACGAGACTATGCTACCATCAAGCAGGAGGTGAAGATCATCGACAAATATGGACCAACTAACAATAAGTTGAAAGAACCTTATCAGTTGGCTAAAGGACCTAATGATGAACTTATTGTTCGTGACAGTTCCACCAAAAAGTTAGTAGTATTTGATAAACACTTCCAATACTCTCATGTTATTGGTGGAGAAGGTAGTGGAAATGGAAAGTTTCAACGTATCACTGGAATAGCAGTAAACAAGAAGggttatttgtatgttgcagatAGCGAACTGAACTGTATTCAAAAGTTTAGGCTAAATGGAGAATTTGTTTCCCAGTTTGGCAGAAGAGGTTCTGCTGATGGACAATTTCAATGGCCTCTTGGTCTGGTCTTGTCCCAGTCAAAAATCTTGTTTGTATGTGACAGTCAGAATCACAAAATCCAAGCATTTAAAAGTGAGCATTTCACTTACTCATTTGGGCAACATGGTTCAGAACCTGGTAGCTTTAATATACCTGCTGACTTAACACTGAACAACAGTGAAAAGCAACTATTTGTTACAGACTATAATAATCACAGAGTCCAGATGTTTACTGTAAAAGGACAATTCCTTAAAGTGTTTGGTAACTTCACTGATATCCCCTTCAAGTTAAAACATCCAGTTGGGATACACTATACACCAGATGGACACTTTTTGATCAGCTCCAATGGCACTCACTGTGTGTTGGTGTTTGAAGAAGATGGGAAGTTTACATCAGCCATTGAAGGTACCTATCAAGGCAAGAGAAGGTTTAGTGATCCTGCTGGAGTAGTGATGATGGATAATGGACAGATAGTGATAGCTGATAACAGGCTAGTGGTGTTTTAG